One window of the Colletotrichum destructivum chromosome 6, complete sequence genome contains the following:
- a CDS encoding Putative TauD/TfdA-like domain, taurine dioxygenase TauD-like superfamily — MTVIPPQKLSQQSRNIAQTCRTTMSFNIEPLELEPGKRVKFGAKITNLDINNVSDEELQRLKNVVWNHKFVIIKGQQNLEPAKQWELVTRLDPEAGPQSPEIFMADFHPDGGGILKARGVTGVPGVENVHVIGKGYQGKEHYGLKDLNLNKSFSYENHYPTLGPEELESGHTRFQGWHFDAPLYNREPPLFTAFRVIRLPRGPDVTIQWDNGSGLSMKSAPGLTPFFCCSQLYEELMTEDERQMADNSWVEYAAFPYEWNRKCKFFPTGLGIVSQGKELTEDEVKGLRPDEAKIRRYPMVWVNPATGRKCFQVQANAARKLFIRRSPGDEVRVVDDVVEVRRILLDIQLRILKPEYILIPPEEEGDLLLWDNWATMHSRVDYPARYGPKLCHQAGTNASRVPVGPVAAPVF; from the exons ATGACCGTCATTCCACCACAAAAGCTCTCCCAGCAAAGTAGGAATATTGCTCAGACGTGCCGCACCACCATGAGCTTCAACATCGAGCCGTTGGAGCTCGAACCGGGTAAAAGGGTCAAA TTTGGTGCGAAAATCACGAACCTGGATATTAACAATGTCTCGG ACGAAGAGCTCCAGCGCCTAAAAAATGTTGTTTGGAACCACAAGTTTGTCATCATCAAAGGACAGCAAAACCTCGAGCCTGCGAAGCAATGGGAGCTGGTTACCAGGCTTGACCCGGAAGCAGGGCCACAGAGCCCAGAAATCTTTATGGCAGACTTCCACCCTGACGGAGGAGGCATCCTT AAAGCAAGAGGAGTGACGGGCGTTCCCGGTGTCGAGAACGTCCACGTTATTGGCAAGGGCTACCAGGGCAAAGAACACTATGGGTTGAAGGACTTGAATCTCAACAAGTCCTTCTCGTATGAGAACCACTACCCGACGCTGGgccccgaggagctggaaaGCGGGCACACTCGGTTCCAGGGCTGGCATTTTGATGCGCCGCTGTACAACCGGGAGCCGCCTCTGTTCACAGCGTTTCGTGTGATCCGGCTGCCCCGAGGGCCGGATGTCACGATCCAGTGGGACAACGGGTCTGGACTGAGCATGAAGTCCGCTCCGGGGCTCACGCCGTTCTTTTGCTGCTCTCAGCTCTACGAGGAGCTCATGACGGAGGACGAACGGCAGATGGCCGACAACAGCTGGGTAGAGTATGCCGCGTTCCCGTACGAGTGGAACCGGAAGTGCAAGTTTTTCCCGACGGGTCTCGGGATTGTCAGCCAGGGCAAAGAGCTCACCGAAGACGAGGTGAAGGGACTGAGacccgacgaggccaagatcaGACGA TACCCGATGGTTTGGGTCAATCCCGCCACAGGACGGAAGTGTTTCCAAGTGCAAGCCAACGCAGCCAGGAAGCTCTTCATCCGGAGGAGCCCGGGCGACGAAGTCAGGGtagtcgacgacgtcgtcgaggttcGGCGTATTTTGCTCGATATACAGCTACGTATTCTGAAGCCTGAGTACATCCTGATCCCgccggaagaggagggggaccTCCTGCTGTGGGACAATTGGGCGACGATGCATAGCCGTGTGGACTACCCGGCTCGGTACGGACCCAAGCTCTGTCACCAAGCGGGGACGAACGCAAGCAGAGTCCCCGTAGGACCTGTTGCGGCTCCTGTGTTTTAG
- a CDS encoding Putative AAA+ ATPase domain, CDR ABC transporter, ABC-2 type transporter, transmembrane, producing MVRPDHDCAGFKPPKSTPHGQPVVLDVEKIDRPSSVDTSMDPITPADHIGPGRFSLSGAGHISLDDVESVDVQIRNLAVTVDTSPSWLDPATYPELAKAKFNPKSSSKTLLHHVDASLRPGTLTAIIGGSGSGKTTLLNTMSERMISARLAQGGSITFNGNEGVHNARHAYVMQQDILLPTLTVRETLRYSADLRLPPPTTAEERMRIVEEVILELGLKECANTRIGNSQHRGCSGGEKRRVSIGVQLLANPSVLFLDEPTTGLDATSAFQLVRTLKRLATKGRTVITTIHQPRSEIWDLFDNLIILTKGSPVYSGPASDCVPWFEAMGFRLPPFVNPAEFLIDVAAIDNRTPELEEETAARVNQLKTAWVHESGKRFEPSEKAVQTLSRRGRGAKSETNKHATYGRQIRVLTDRTFKVTYRDPMGMLASIVEAILMSVVTGYIFYDLPKDLSGIRSRQGALYTATGLQGYLTLMFEVYRLTVDIPTFDREHSESCVDAVPFLLSRRLARLFTEDLPVPFLFSVIFYFMGGFEADASQFFIFFAITLITHYISVTCAITCVAASRNFPGASLIANMVFTLQSMACGMFIQANSIPIYVRWLKWITYSFYSFGAYCGNEFEGSFYDCPLEGGISNPECVQYTGRFVMNSLGFPDNWIWRPIVVLVAFVVFFCALSAVGLQYIKQEMTIARARNSDTDLSAGKEKMKARSISEVRTIDVGLDDFALSLDKRAPSGKKMPTKTILNPVNTTFHAGKLNIIMGPSGSGKTSLLNAMALRLHNSISTRYLPFGKLTFNGALPSNSVVRSMCSYVCQDDDALLPSLTVRETLRFSAGLRLPSHMSKDEKHGRAEEVLLKMGLKDCADNLVGNELVKGISGGEKRRVTIAVQLLSDPRVLLLDEPTSGLDAFTANSIMEVLQGLANEGRTLILTIHQARSDLFKHFGNVLLLARGGSPAYAGPAGAMLAYFQRQGFECPTHSNPADFALDLITIDLQHETREAESREKVRKLVEAWQREIETAPHETTDEKTGTGRLSGIEEEEASIRQTETIAGAPPPAAQDAIARMSSERPGVVAGPRKSFNKANLATPAELGALVRKRASFVTAFPLLLHRGLINFRRQPPLLLARIMQVVGLGAVLALFFSPLKNDFYSVQNRMGFVQEVGAFYFVGMLQNVAVYPAERDVFYREDDDGVYSVEAFLAAYSVLELPFEIISCLVFGVLANLAVGFPRTAPMYFVCVFSCFGVVSCGESVGIMFNTLFNHTGFAVNLTSVIMSVANTMAGILSIDMPQLFKIFNYLSPIRYATRALAPYSLESVTFTCTDAQRLPDGRCPVETGEDVLNLYKFNVDPNVNMAALAGCVVVYRLVAWALLRGVRTRLDGAKKRK from the exons ATGGTACGGCCTGACCACGACTGCGCCGGCTTCAAACCGCCAAAAAGCACGCCTCACGGCCAACCTGTTGTCCTCGACGTGGAGAAGATCGACCGCCCCAGCTCCGTCGATACCTCAATGGATCCGATTACGCCAGCCGATCATATCGGTCCGGGCCGCTTCTCGCTGTCTGGCGCCGGCCACATCTCgcttgatgatgtcgagtCCGTTGACGTCCAGATCCGCAACTTGGCCGTCACTGTTGACACCTCGCCCTCATGGCTCGACCCTGCAACCTATCCGGAGTTGGCAAAGGCCAAATTTAACCCAAAATCGAGCTCCAAGACTCTCTTGCACCATGTCGACGCTTCCTTGCGGCCCGGAACACTAACAGCCATCATTGGCGGCAGCGGGTCCGGGAAGACGACACTGCTGAACACCATGTCGGAACGCATGATCAGCGCCCGTCTGGCCCAGGGCGGCTCCATCACCTTCAACGGCAACGAGGGCGTTCACAATGCGCGGCATGCCTACGTCATGCAGCAGGACATTCTCCTCCCCACTCTGACTGTGCGAGAAACGCTGCGGTATTCTGCCGACCtgaggttgccgccgcccacgacAGCGGAGGAACGAATGCGTAttgtcgaggaggtcatTCTCGAACTGGGACTAAAGGAATGCGCCAACACAAGGATAGGGAACAGTCAGCACCGAGGGtgctccggcggcgagaagaggagggtCAGCATCGGCGTTCAGCTGCTGGCGAATCCGTCGGTTCTGTTTCTTGACGAACCGACAACCGGCCTGGACGCGACGAGTGCCTTCCAGCTTGTACGCACGCTGAAGAGGCTGGCGACCAAGGGCAGGACGGTCATCACGACCATACACCAGCCGCGGTCGGAGATTTGGGATCTCTTTGACAACCTCATCATTCTCACCAAGGGAAGCCCCGTGTACTCGGGCCCGGCCAGCGACTGTGTGCCGTGGTTCGAGGCCATGGGCTTCAGGTTGCCGCCGTTCGTCAACCCGGCCGAGTTCctcatcgacgtcgccgccatcgacaaccGCACGCCCGAGCTTGAGGAAGAGACAGCGGCGCGGGTCAACCAACTCAAGACTGCGTGGGTTCACGAAAGTGGCAAGAGGTTTGAACCGTCAGAGAAGGCCGTCCAGACCTTGTCAAGACGGGGGCGAGGCGCAAAATCCGAGACCAACAAGCACGCCACATACGGCCGACAGATCCGAGTCCTGACTGACAGGACGTTCAAAGTCACGTACCGTGACCCGATGGGCATGTTAGCGTCCATTGTCGAGGCTATCCTCATGTCTGTCGTGACGGGATACATCTTTTACGACTTGCCGAAAGACCTCTCTGGCATTCGGTCCCGGCAGGGCGCCCTCTACACCGCCACGGGTCTCCAGGGATATCTGACGCTCATGTTTGAGGTCTACCGGCTTACCGTCGACATCCCGACCTTTGATCGCGAGCACAGCGAATCCTGCGTTGACGCAGTCCCGTTTCTCCTCTCCCGTCGCCTGGCCCGCCTGTTCACCGAAGACCTACCCGTCCCATTTCTGTTCTCCGTCATCTTTTACTTCATGGGCGGCTTCGAAGCGGACGCCAGCCAGTTCTTTATTTTCTTCGCCATCACGCTGATCACCCACTACATCTCCGTCACCTGCGCGATAACCTGCGTTGCGGCATCGAGGAACTTTCCAGGTGCGAGTCTCATTGCGAACATGGTCTTCACTCTGCAGAGCATGGCTTGCGGCATGTTCATCCAGGCGAATTCTATCCCAATCTACGTGCGCTGGCTGAAGTGGATCACATATTCG TTCTACTCCTTTGGTGCCTACTGCGGCAACGAGTTTGAAGGAAGCTTCTATGACTGCCCGCTCGAAGGCGGTATATCGAACCCGGAGTGCGTACAGTATACCGGCCGCTTCGTGATGAATTCCCTCGGCTTCCCGGACAACTGGATCTGGAGGCCCATTGTCGTCTTGGTGGCCTttgtcgtcttcttctgcgcATTGTCGGCCGTCGGGCTTCAATACATCAAGCAGGAGATGACAATTGCGCGGGCGAGGAACTCGGACACGGATCTATCGGCCggaaaggagaagatgaaggcgCGGTCCATCTCCGAGGTGCGCACTATCGACGTGGGACTGGATGACTTTGCACTGTCACTGGACAAGCGGGCGCCCTCGGGAAAGAAGATGCCGACCAAGACGATCCTCAACCCCGTCAACACAACATTCCATGCGGGCAAGCTGAACATCATCATGGGGCCGTCCGGAAGCGGCAAGACGTCGCTCCTCAACGCCATGGCTCTGCGACTCCACAACAGCATCAGCACGCGATACCTCCCGTTCGGGAAGCTCACCTTCAACGGCGCCTTGCCGTCGAACTCGGTCGTCCGATCCATGTGCTCGTACGTTTGTCAAGATGACGACGCACTTCTGCCGTCGCTCACTGTGCGCGAGACACTTAGGTTCTCGGCCGGACTGCGGCTGCCGTCCCACATGAGCAAAGATGAGAAGCACGGACGGGCCGAAGAGGTTCTGTTGAAGATGGGCCTCAAGGACTGCGCAGACAACCTGGTCGGGAACGAACTTGTCAAGGGCATCTCGGGAGGCGAGAAGCGACGAGTCACCATCGCCGTGCAGCTCCTCAGCGACCCGCGCGTCCTGCTGCTCGATGAGCCGACCAGCGGCCTCGACGCGTTTACGGCGAATTCCATCATGGAGGTGCTGCAGGGTCTCGCCAACGAGGGCCGCACGCTCATCCTGACAATCCACCAAGCGCGCTCCGATCTATTCAAGCACTTCGGCAACGTGCTGCTTCTCGCCCGAGGCGGCTCCCCCGCCTACGCCGGGCCGGCCGGGGCCATGCTGGCCTACTTCCAGCGGCAGGGATTCGAATGTCCCACGCACAGCAACCCGGCCGACTTCGCGCTCGACCTCATCACGATCGACCTGCAGCACGAGACGAGGGAGGCCGAGAGCCGCGAGAAGGTCAGGAAGCTGGTGGAAGCGtggcagagagagatcgaGACAGCGCCGCACGAGACCACAGACGAAAAGACTGGCACTGGTCGGCTGTCCGGTatcgaagaggaggaagcgaGCATCCGACAGACCGAGACCATAGCaggggcgccgccgccagcagcccAGGACGCAATCGCGAGAATGTCGAGCGAGCGTCCCGGCGTCGTGGCAGGCCCACGCAAGTCCTTCAATAAGGCGAACCTCGCGACGCCAGCCGAGCTGggcgccctcgtccgcaAGCGCGCGTCCTTCGTCACGGCGTtcccgctcctcctccaccgcgGCCTTATAAACTTCCGTCGGCAGCCGCCGTTGCTCCTCGCGCGCATCATGCAGGTGGTGGGCCTCGGCGCTGTCCTCGCGCTGTTCTTCTCGCCGCTCAAGAACGACTTCTACTCTGTGCAGAACCGCATGGGCTTCGTGCAAGAGGTCGGGGCTTTTTACTTCGTAGGCATGCTGCAGAACGTGGCCGTGTACCCGGCGGAGCGTGACGTCTTCTAccgcgaggacgacgacggcgtgtACAGCGTCGAGGCGTTCCTGGCGGCGTACTCGGTGCTTGAGCTGCCGTTCGAGATCATCAgctgcctcgtcttcggggTGCTGGCGAACCTGGCGGTGGGGTTCCCGCGGACGGCGCCCATGTACTTCGTGTGCGTTTTCTCGTGCTTCGGAGTGGTTTCGTGCGGTGAGTCGGTGGGCATCATGTTCAACACGCTCTTCAACCACACGGGCTTCGCCGTCAACCTCACGTCGGTCATCATGTCGGTGGCCAACACGATGGCCGGTATCCTGTCCATCGACATGCCGCAGCTGTTCAAGATCTTCAACTACCTGTCGCCGATCAGGTACGCGACGCGGGCGCTGGCGCCGTACAGCCTCGAGTCGGTGACGTTTACGTGCACCGACGCGCAGAGGCTGCCGGACGGGCGGTGCCCCgtcgagacgggcgaggatGTGCTGAACCTGTACAAGTTCAACGTGGATCCGAACGTGAACATGGCGGCTCTGGCGGGGTGCGTCGTCGTCTACCGGCTCGTCGCGTGGGCGCTGTTGCGAGGCGTGCGGACGCGATTGGACGgcgcgaagaagaggaagtaG
- a CDS encoding Putative peptidase M20, bacterial exopeptidase dimerization domain, peptidase M20A — MSEKLPFTHPAPEHASAAPPRASARRTAWWSLLPAALFLTYLHAPSSFGGHGYGHHGHGPSGAAAGCRQVDPLFPTQNSTGLSELDAYLDTPKFRNETIARLSGAVQVPTESFDNYGAVGVDDRWDKLFAFSAYLAKTFPKVHDTLKLERVNTHGLLYTWQGSDADLKPTVFMAHQDTVPVAPTTIDSWTHPPFSGAYDGTYVWGRGAMDCKNSLIGILESVELLIAAGFAPKRTVVLSFGFDEEVSGQRGAGHLAPVLLDRYGKDGAAILIDEGSGFDTQWGKDFAIPGTAEKGYIDVEIVVRTPGGHSSIPPPHTGIGILSELVTRIEANPYEPELIPGNPYLEKLQCGAAYAPEFPDNLRDLLPAADRQQVCKKQTDRLAREAAKAGPQIKYLFTTSVATDIIEGGVKINALPERVRVVVNHRVNVGDRSTSVKEKIAEIVRPVAEKYNLTLHAFEADGAAETPSSITLKDNDRVLEPAPVTPTEVDGVTPYGILSGTTRALYGEGLVVSPGLMTGNTDTRYYWDLTKHIFRFLPGFDPESDEWAGIHTVDEKTSVKGHINLVKWYTIFLRNIDEAKLS; from the coding sequence ATGTCTGAGAAACTCCCCTTCACCCACCCGGCGCCGGAGCACGCCTCTGCCGCCCCGCCCCGTGCCAGCGCCCGCCGGACCGCGTGGTGGTCCCTCCTCCCGGCCGCCCTCTTCCTGACTTACCTCCACGCCCCGTCCTCCTTCGGCGGTCACGGCTACGGCCACCACGGTCACGGCCCTTCGGGCGCTGCCGCTGGCTGTCGTCAGGTCGACCCGCTCTTCCCGACCCAGAACTCGACCGGCCTCTCCGAGCTGGACGCGTACCTCGACACCCCCAAGTTCCGCAATGAGACCATCGCCCGCCTGTCCGGCGCCGTCCAGGTCCCCACCGAGTCCTTCGACAActacggcgccgtcggcgtcgacgaccgctGGGACAAgctcttcgccttctccgccTACCTCGCAAAGACCTTCCCCAAGGTCCACGACACCCTCAAGCTCGAGCGCGTCAACACCCACGGCCTCCTCTACACCTGGCAAGGgtccgacgccgacctgAAGCCCACCGTGTTCATGGCCCACCAGGACACCGTGCCCGTCGCGcccaccaccatcgacaGCTGGACGCACCCGCCCTTCAGCGGCGCCTACGACGGCACCTATGTTTGGGGCCGCGGCGCCATGGACTGCAAGAACTCCctcatcggcatcctcgagtccgtcgagctgctcatcgccgccggcttcgccCCGAAGCGCACCGTCGTGCTGTCcttcggcttcgacgaggaggtctCGGGCCAGCGTGGCGCCGGCCACCTCGCCCCTGTCCTGCTGGACCGCTACGGcaaggacggcgccgccattCTCATCGACGAAGGGTCCGGCTTCGACACTCAATGGGGTAAGGACTTTGCCATTCCCGGCACGGCGGAGAAGGGCTACATTGACGTCGAGATCGTCGTCCGCACCCCCGGCGGCCACAGCTCTATCCCGCCCCCGCACACGGGCATCGGCATCCTGTCCGAGCTCGTCACGCGCATCGAGGCGAACCCCTACGAGCCCGAGCTGATCCCCGGCAACCCGTacctcgagaagctgcagTGCGGTGCCGCTTACGCCCCCGAATTCCCGGACAACCTGCGCGACCTgctccccgccgccgaccgccAGCAGGTGTGCAAGAAGCAGACGGACCGCCTGGCCCGGGaagccgccaaggccggcccccAGATCAAGTACCTCTTCACGACCTCGGTGGCCACGGACATcatcgagggcggcgtcaagaTCAACGCGCTCCCCGAGcgcgtccgcgtcgtcgtcaaccaCCGTGTCAATGTCGGCGACCGGTCGACGAgcgtcaaggagaagatcgccgagatcgtgcgccccgtcgccgagaagtACAACCTCACCCTGCACGCgttcgaggccgacggcgccgccgagacgccTTCGAGCATCACGCTCAAGGACAACGATAGAGTGCTGGAGCCCGCGCCCGTTACGCCgaccgaggtcgacggcgtcaccCCCTACGGCATCCTGTCGGGCACCACGCGCGCGCtctacggcgagggcctcgtcgtctcccccGGTCTCATGACGGGCAACACAGACACACGCTACTACTGGGACCTGACGAAGCACATTTTCCGCTTCCTGCCCGGGTTCGACCCCGAGAGCGACGAGTGGGCGGGCATCCacaccgtcgacgagaagacgaGCGTCAAGGGGCACATCAACCTCGTCAAGTGGTACACCATCTTCTTGAGGAACATTGACGAAGCCAAGCTCTCTTGA
- a CDS encoding Putative peptidase S9, prolyl oligopeptidase, catalytic domain, alpha/Beta hydrolase, giving the protein MRSILVLAMSSLLQLGAAVSSGVYSGESHEFSRGITKRFDTAQVTYFPAANSTGTGVLVCPGGGYARVSIVKEGYTPAAFLNNLGIDAWVLDYTTASNATAPIYPKPQSEALEALDYIREQNRTTKLGIWGFSAGGHLAAVTLTDPAARLDFGILAYPVITLEGSYTHVGSRNNLIGANSTAEARHELSAQNLVSATTPPTFLFHTFNDGSVPVQNTLLFAEAMAAHKRPTQVLILPDGSHGLGLALDDPKRSWTPELARFLRYSI; this is encoded by the exons ATGAGGTCTATTTTGGTGCTGGCTATGAGCTctctcctccagctcggAGCTGCTGTTTCGTCTGGAGTCTACAGCGGGGAATCCCATGAATTCTCACGAGGCATCACAAAGCG GTTCGATACGGCGCAAGTCACTTATTTCCCTGCAGCCAACTCGACGGGAACTGGGGTTCTCGTATGTCCCGGCGGTGGATACGCCCGCGTGTCCATTGTGAAGGAGGGATATACCCCAGCGGCGTTCTTGAACAACCTGGGCATCGACGCTTGGGTTCTCGACTACACCACGGCCTCAAACGCAACGGCACCCATCTACCCAAAACCCCAGAGTGAGGCCCTTGAGGCCCTGGACTACATCCGCGAGCAGAACCGCACGACCAAGCTCGGCATCTGGGGCTTCTCGGCAGGCGGCCATCTCGCGGCGGTGACGCTTACCGACCCGGCGGCTCGTCTCGACTTTGGCATCCTCGCCTACCCGGTCATCACACTCGAGGGGAGCTACACGCACGTAGGCTCGCGCAACAACCTCATCGGCGCCAACTCAACCGCCGAGGCGCGGCATGAGCTGTCGGCGCAGAACCTCGTCTCCGCGACCACGCCTCCCACTTTCTTGTTCCACACGTTCAATGACGGCAGCGTCCCCGTGCAGAATAcgctcctcttcgccgaggccatggcggcccaCAAGCGGCCGACCCAGGTGTTGATTCTCCCGGACGGATCGCACGGGCTGGGTTTGGCTCTTGACGATCCCAAGCGAAGCTGGACGCCTGAGCTGGCGCGGTTCCTGCGGTATTCCATCTAG
- a CDS encoding Putative major facilitator, sugar transporter, major facilitator superfamily → MQFPKLGGKGVEHKDRTDADAPTDSNSVDLVAEQKVTFAACFLGLVASIGGFMFGYVSGQISGFFLMEDFMERFGEPQNGTYVFSAARQGTIVGLLCIGCLVGALTAGKLADTLGRRLTISLFAFFSCIGIVIEISSTNKWYQFAIGRLVNGVGIGALSVVVPMYQSESTPAIIRGVIVSTYQLFITLGIWLAEIVNFATHNKVGSASWRIPNGLGFAWALILGAGILLLPESPRYAFRQGREDEARRNIAKLAGVEPNAMSVNAQIDDIRAKVAEESAGADTSIWEIFTGPRMLYRTILGVVLQAGQQLTGANFFFYFGTTVFSATGLSDSYVTQLILGSVNVACTFGGLVVVKKSGRRMALIVGALWMMMCFFVYAFVGHFALDQNDPQNTPTAGTVLVAFSCLFIAGFATTWGPLVWAVVAELYPARYRAPAMALATASNWLWNFLMSFFTRYITDAIDYLYGLVFAGCCAALAVIVFFFVIESKDRTLEEIDTMYVQRVNPITSAKWRGEVRKTHHNESSSEAEKAEATV, encoded by the exons ATGCAGTTCCCCAAGCTCGGTGGCAAGGGCGTTGAACACAAGGACAGGACCGACGCCGATGCGCCCACGGATTCCAACTCGGTTGACCTCGTGGCTGAGCAGAAGGTCACTTTTGCCGCTTGCTTCCTCGGTCTTGTTGCCAGTATCGGTGGTTTCATGTTCGGATATGTCAG CGGTCAGATCTCCGGTTTCTTCCTGATGGAAGACTTCATGGAGCGCTTTGGCGAGCCCCAAAACGGAACTTACGTCTTCAGCGCCGCTCGCCAGGGTACTatcgtcggcctcctctGCATCGGctgcctcgtcggcgccctgaCCGCTGGCAAGCTTGCCGACactctcggccgtcgcctgACCATTTCGCttttcgccttcttctcctgcatcggcatcgtcatcgagaTCTCATCCACCAACAAGTGGTACCAGTTCGCcatcggccgcctcgtcaacggcgtcggTATCGGTGCCCTCTCCGTCGTCGTTCCCATGTACCAGTCCGAGTCGACCCCGGCCATCATCCGTGGTGTTATTGTCTCGACGTACCAGCTCTTCATCACCCTTGGCATCTggctcgccgagatcgtGAACTTCGCCACCCACAACAAGGTTGGCTCTGCCTCGTGGCGCATTCCCAATGGCCTCGGTTTCGCCTGGGCCCTCATCCTCGGTGCCGGTattctcctcctccccgagTCCCCCCGTTATGCCTTCCGCCAAGGTCGCGAGGATGAGGCTCGTCGCAACATCGCCAAGCTTGCCGGTGTTGAGCCCAACGCCATGTCCGTCAACGCCCAGATCGACGACATCCGCGCCAAGGTTGCGGAGGAGAGCGCCGGTGCCGACACCAGCATCTGGGAGATTTTCACCGGCCCTCGCATGCTCTACCGCACCATTCTCGGAGTCGTTCTCCAGGCCGGCCAGCAGCTCACCGGCgccaacttcttcttctactttgGTACTACTGTATTCTCTGCCACCGGCCTCAGCGACAGCTACGTCACCCAGCTCATTCTCGGCTCCGTCAACGTTGCATGCACTTTCGGTGGCTTGGTTGTTGTCAAGAAGTCGGGCCGTCGCATGGCTCTCATTGTCGGTGCCCtgtggatgatgatgtgTTTCTTCGTTTACGCCTTTGTCGGCCACTTTGCCCTCGACCAGAACGACCCCCAGAACACCCCCACCGCAGGAACTGTTCTCGTTGCTTTTTCGTGCTTGTTTATTGCAGGCTTTGCCACGACTTGGGGTCCTCTCGTCTgggctgttgttgctgagCTCTACCCTGCCCGCTACCGCGCTCCCGCCATGGCTCTTGCCACCGCCTCCAACTGGCTCTGGAACTT CCTCATGTCCTTCTTCACTCGCTACATCACCGATGCTATCGACTATCTCTACGGTCTCGTTTTCGCCGGGTGTTGTGCCGCCCTCGCTGTcattgtcttcttcttcgtaATTGAGTCCAAGGACCGCACCCTCGAAGAGATTGACACCATGTATGTCCAGCGCGTCAACCCCATCACCTCGGCAAAGTGGCGCGGCGAGGTCCGCAAGACTCATCACAACGAGTCCTCCAGCGAggcggagaaggccgaggccaccgtTTAA